A window of the Campylobacter massiliensis genome harbors these coding sequences:
- a CDS encoding pseudouridine synthase family protein encodes MPYIHKFIAYAQGQKAYEILLQNGYKMREAQCLIDKGRLICDGAVVGEKNTLLSGEICLIEYETNPRGLKPIFECDKFAVFDKPSGVLSHPNGRHCEYSLNDEIWSLYGREASVAHRLDCETSGLIVVGKDKNAVVNLKKLFENRQVYKSYVALAHGKISENLRIEANMDLANDYDDVKMRMRICEDGKSAVTEISPIEYFADIDATLVRAVPLTGRQHQIRLHLFHVEHKILGEPLYGLTRPQIEKILDKEMSESERILTTGAPRLLLHSDEISFKFDGVEYKIKSKFDARNEFYSLVKSK; translated from the coding sequence TTGCCTTATATTCATAAATTTATCGCGTATGCCCAAGGGCAAAAAGCGTATGAAATTTTGCTGCAAAACGGCTATAAAATGCGCGAAGCTCAGTGCCTAATCGACAAAGGCCGACTTATCTGCGACGGCGCGGTCGTCGGTGAAAAAAATACCTTGCTAAGCGGCGAAATTTGCCTGATAGAGTACGAGACGAATCCGCGCGGGCTAAAGCCGATTTTTGAGTGCGATAAATTTGCGGTTTTTGATAAACCTAGCGGCGTGCTCAGTCACCCAAACGGCAGACACTGCGAGTACTCGTTAAATGACGAAATTTGGTCGCTCTACGGCCGAGAGGCGTCGGTTGCGCACCGTCTAGACTGCGAAACAAGCGGACTCATCGTCGTAGGCAAAGACAAAAATGCGGTCGTAAATTTGAAAAAACTTTTTGAAAACAGACAGGTTTATAAAAGCTACGTCGCACTCGCGCACGGAAAGATAAGCGAAAATTTGCGTATCGAAGCAAATATGGATCTGGCAAACGACTACGACGACGTAAAAATGCGAATGCGAATTTGCGAGGATGGCAAAAGCGCTGTGACGGAGATTTCTCCGATAGAGTATTTTGCCGATATCGATGCGACTCTGGTGCGAGCCGTACCGCTCACGGGCAGACAGCATCAAATTCGTTTGCATTTGTTCCACGTGGAACATAAGATTTTGGGCGAACCGCTATATGGTCTAACGCGACCGCAAATCGAGAAAATTTTAGATAAAGAGATGAGCGAAAGCGAGCGAATTTTAACGACCGGCGCTCCGAGGTTGCTGCTGCATTCGGATGAAATTAGTTTTAAATTTGACGGCGTAGAGTACAAAATAAAATCCAAATTTGACGCTAGAAACGAGTTTTATAGCCTCGTAAAATCAAAATAA
- the rlmN gene encoding 23S rRNA (adenine(2503)-C(2))-methyltransferase RlmN, whose amino-acid sequence MKNLLDFTLDELKEQLSPPFRAKQIFEWLYKKNATSFDEMLNLPKDLRANLAQEFYLDPLKCVKFEQSSDGSIKYLFELKDGLRIESVLLPMKEELSDENGEVARHARYTICVSSQVGCRMGCSFCLTGKSGLTRNLTPGEIVGQILWIKRENKIPYERRVNVVYMGMGEPLDNLENVSKAIKILKENDGLAIAPRRQTVSTSGLGSQIKKLGEMDLGVLLAISLHAVTNELRSKLMPINNAYKIESVMEAVRGFPIDMRKRVMFEYLVIKDMNDGIKDAKKLVSLLHGIKAKVNLIYFNPHEGSEYGRPNTADMEAFQTYLRDHGVTCTIRQSKGLDISAACGQLKERDNQTSGKTIAKTAK is encoded by the coding sequence TTGAAAAATTTGCTTGATTTTACGTTAGACGAGCTAAAAGAACAGCTATCGCCGCCGTTTCGCGCGAAGCAAATTTTCGAGTGGCTATACAAGAAAAACGCGACGAGTTTTGACGAGATGCTAAATTTGCCAAAGGATCTGCGCGCAAATTTGGCGCAGGAGTTTTACCTCGACCCACTAAAATGCGTTAAATTTGAGCAGAGCAGCGACGGCTCGATCAAATATCTTTTTGAGCTCAAAGACGGACTACGGATAGAAAGCGTGCTGCTGCCGATGAAGGAGGAGCTCAGCGATGAAAACGGCGAGGTGGCGCGTCACGCTCGTTATACGATCTGCGTTAGTTCGCAGGTAGGCTGCCGCATGGGCTGTTCGTTTTGCCTGACGGGCAAGAGCGGACTAACGAGAAACCTAACGCCGGGCGAAATAGTGGGGCAAATTTTGTGGATAAAAAGAGAAAATAAAATCCCCTATGAACGCCGCGTAAACGTCGTATATATGGGTATGGGCGAGCCGCTAGATAACCTAGAAAACGTTAGTAAAGCTATAAAAATTTTAAAAGAAAACGATGGGTTAGCTATCGCTCCGCGCCGCCAAACCGTTAGCACGAGCGGGTTAGGCAGCCAGATAAAAAAGCTCGGCGAGATGGATCTGGGCGTGCTGTTAGCGATATCTTTGCACGCCGTTACTAACGAGCTACGCAGCAAACTAATGCCGATAAATAACGCCTACAAAATCGAATCCGTTATGGAGGCAGTGAGGGGCTTTCCGATCGATATGCGTAAGCGAGTGATGTTTGAGTATCTCGTCATAAAAGACATGAACGACGGTATAAAAGACGCTAAAAAGCTCGTTTCGCTGTTACACGGCATCAAAGCAAAGGTAAATTTGATCTACTTTAACCCGCACGAAGGCAGCGAATACGGACGCCCGAACACGGCCGATATGGAGGCATTTCAGACGTACCTACGCGATCACGGCGTGACCTGCACTATCAGGCAAAGCAAGGGCCTGGACATCAGCGCGGCGTGCGGTCAGCTAAAAGAGCGCGACAATCAAACAAGCGGCAAAACGATAGCCAAGACGGCAAAATGA
- a CDS encoding purine-nucleoside phosphorylase gives MIISAGRNEIFPFALPMGVGLVDMSINLTALLQKRAMVDGCGRYEQNLTANRQLDERLNLIDSPILQSAKTSQNPDKILNALPREIIFIGSAGLYKEGEIFEIYESSSVANIEISSLENKSYSPIESEIASIVPRGTCKVNSSNFITTDQNLAHKLFDRGYFLENMEFFAVLKVAQKFQIPAYGIFVATNFCDKNAHVDFIKNHEQAKKELENYLKQKEII, from the coding sequence GTGATTATCTCAGCGGGACGAAACGAGATATTTCCATTCGCGCTACCTATGGGCGTCGGGCTAGTGGATATGAGCATAAATTTGACAGCGCTTTTACAAAAGCGAGCTATGGTTGATGGTTGCGGTAGATACGAGCAAAATTTGACAGCTAATCGGCAGCTTGACGAGAGGCTAAATTTGATTGATTCGCCTATTTTGCAAAGCGCGAAAACTTCGCAAAATCCGGATAAAATTTTAAACGCACTGCCGAGAGAAATCATTTTTATAGGCTCGGCAGGACTTTACAAGGAAGGTGAAATTTTTGAAATTTACGAGAGCTCGTCTGTGGCAAATATCGAAATTTCAAGCCTAGAAAACAAGAGCTATTCGCCGATAGAAAGTGAAATCGCTTCTATTGTTCCACGTGGAACATGCAAGGTTAATTCATCAAATTTCATCACGACCGACCAAAATTTGGCTCACAAGCTTTTCGATCGCGGATATTTTTTAGAAAATATGGAATTTTTTGCCGTTCTTAAAGTCGCGCAAAAATTTCAAATCCCGGCTTACGGCATATTTGTAGCGACGAATTTTTGCGACAAAAACGCACATGTTGATTTTATAAAAAACCACGAGCAAGCCAAAAAAGAGCTCGAAAACTACCTAAAACAAAAGGAAATCATTTGA
- the hisF gene encoding imidazole glycerol phosphate synthase subunit HisF, whose product MNHFAKRIIPCLDVKDGRVVKGVNFVGLVDAGDPVEIAKRYNEEGVDELCFLDITASHLERDTIVDVVERVARELFIPLTVGGGIRTIDDISRLLNVGCDKISLNSAAIKNPNLIDEAANKFGSQCVVVAIDAKRTGDGYSVFINGGRLDTGRDALAWAKEAQERGAGEILLTSMDCDGVKNGFELNLTSIFSALDIPVIASGGAGKMEHFKDAFLAGADACLAASIFHFREIEIKALKTYLRQNGIEVRL is encoded by the coding sequence ATGAATCATTTTGCAAAACGCATAATCCCATGCCTAGACGTCAAAGACGGACGCGTGGTAAAGGGCGTAAATTTCGTAGGTCTCGTGGATGCGGGCGATCCGGTCGAGATAGCCAAACGCTACAACGAGGAGGGCGTGGACGAGCTGTGCTTCCTCGATATCACGGCGTCGCACCTTGAGCGCGATACGATCGTGGACGTCGTAGAGCGGGTCGCGCGCGAGCTTTTTATCCCGCTGACCGTGGGCGGCGGCATACGCACGATCGACGATATCTCGCGCCTGCTAAACGTCGGCTGCGACAAAATCAGCCTCAACTCAGCTGCGATAAAAAATCCGAATTTGATAGACGAAGCGGCGAATAAATTCGGCTCGCAGTGCGTCGTAGTCGCAATCGACGCGAAGAGGACGGGTGATGGTTATAGCGTTTTTATAAACGGTGGCAGGCTAGATACCGGCAGGGATGCACTTGCTTGGGCAAAAGAGGCGCAAGAGCGCGGTGCGGGCGAAATTTTACTCACGTCGATGGATTGCGACGGCGTTAAAAACGGCTTTGAGTTAAATTTGACGAGTATTTTTAGCGCGCTTGATATCCCCGTCATCGCAAGCGGCGGCGCGGGCAAAATGGAGCACTTTAAGGACGCATTTTTAGCGGGCGCAGACGCATGCCTAGCGGCATCGATCTTTCACTTTAGAGAGATCGAGATAAAGGCACTTAAAACATACCTCAGACAAAACGGCATCGAGGTCAGACTGTGA